The DNA segment TTTTCCTTATGCGGATCGTCAAGATTCTCGGGACGAATATAAAATACTTCGTTTTCGGGAGTTTGAAGATAAACTTCCGGATCCATCTTAAAACTGTAAAAGAAAAGATACTTTTTGAACTTTACATAGACCGTAAATGTTCCTTTTTGCGGTTCGTAAAGCAAAGTTTCGGAATTTAAATCCTTTGTGATTTCCTTATACTCGAGGTATTTATGATGCAATGTATATCTTACCGCTGAAAGCAGATTCTTTTCAAGAGTCGCTTTTTTAGCCGCGTCCGAAAGTTTAACGTTTTTACTAAATTCTTCGACCTTGTTAAACTCTTCAACCACACCTTGAGACTTGCCGGCTTGAAGACCAGCAACAGCAATGAGGAGGAATAGAGAGATTGCAAATATTTTCTTCATCTGGGTTTCCTGTTTCTGCTATTAAGTATCGGATTTTGGACCGGCAAACTTACCCCTTTCTTATAATTTCTCGAGCGGGGTGTAGGCAACAAAAAAGTTCTTTTCCACATTGCCGAAACGAATGGAGACCTTTGTATTCTTTTCCTTTCCGGAAACGGTTGTGATCGTCCCCGTTCCGAATTGTTTGTGTTTTACCCGATCGCCGGGTTTTAGACCGAGATTTTCCGGAGAAGGTGTTTCTGAAAAAACGGAATCGTTTTCTTCGTCGCGTTCCCGAATCTTGCTCGCGAGCGGAGGCCCCTGCGGTCTTCTTGCGGTTCTTTCCCGATTGGTATATTGATTTCCAAAACATTCTCGCGGAACCTCGGATAAAAATCGAGAGGGAATTCGGTCTTCCACCTTTCCGAATTTTCGGGAGGTTCTACAATAACTCAAAAATAAGTCCTCTCTCGCTCTTGTAAGAGCCACGTAAAAAAGACGTCTTTCCTCCTCGTCTCCGTGTTGAGAATCCTCCAAACTCATGCTGTGAGGAAAGGTTCCTTCCTCCAAACCGGAAAGAAACACGATCTTAAACTCGAGTCCTTTCGCGTTATGCACCGTCATAAGATTTACATAATCGGTGAGTTCTTTGGTGTCTTCTTCGCTTGTAAGAAGACTGATCTGATTTAGATATTCCTCCAAGGAGGGAGAATCCGCATTTTTCTCGTATTCTTCGATCGAATTGACCAATTCCTGTAGGTTTTCCAAACGTGCAATGGATTCCTCTGTTCCTTCTTCCTTGAGATAGGACATAAGACCCGAACGATTCAAAAGTTCTAATGCGATTTCAGAGGGGGAGGATCCCTTTTCCACTTTTTCGATCAGATCGTTAAACACGTTATACAGCTCTTTTCCTTTTGACTTCGCCGCCTTTTTGAGTGGAATCTCCTCTTGTCCGAGGGTTTCCAAAAGTGAAATTCCTTTTTCCAGCGAAAATTCGCGGATCTTATCGATTCCGGAATCTCCGATTCCACGGGGAGGATAATTTACGATTCTTAAAAGAGAAACAGAATCCAAAGGATTGGAAACGACATTCAGATACGCAATGAAGTCCTTGATTTCCGCTCTGTCAAAAAATCGGAAACCACCAAAAATTTTATAGGGAATCCCGGCGTTTCGCAGAGCCTCTTCAAAGTATCTGGATTGGGAATTGGTTCGATAGAAGATTGCAATTTTCTTATATTCAATTCCCGAAGAATAAAAGGATCGAATTCTCACGACCGCTCCGTGCGACTCCTCGCTCTCGTTCTGAAATTCGTTTAGAACCACCGGAGATCCTTCCGGGTTGTTGGTAAAAATTTCCTTTTGTTTTCTCTGAGTA comes from the Leptospira sp. WS92.C1 genome and includes:
- a CDS encoding ATP-dependent helicase, coding for MDPLLEGLNEEQKKAVLQVSGPVLILAGAGSGKTRVITHRIANLLINHGIDRICAVTFTNKAAAEMLERVKNLVPFVPGNLQVKTFHSFCLYILRREATFFGFDSGFTVYDTTLQESLLKQVVKDLSLDPKFYKPSMLGNYISGLKDKMLSPEAYLEKEGRTDFSKTVSAIYKEYERRKDASRAFDFGDLIWKTVQLLQKSPEVLDKYRRKWEYVMVDEYQDTNKVQYALVILLAGEKKNLCVVGDDDQSIYSWRGADIGNILNFEKDFPDSVVIKLEENYRSSSNIILAASKVISNNTQRKQKEIFTNNPEGSPVVLNEFQNESEESHGAVVRIRSFYSSGIEYKKIAIFYRTNSQSRYFEEALRNAGIPYKIFGGFRFFDRAEIKDFIAYLNVVSNPLDSVSLLRIVNYPPRGIGDSGIDKIREFSLEKGISLLETLGQEEIPLKKAAKSKGKELYNVFNDLIEKVEKGSSPSEIALELLNRSGLMSYLKEEGTEESIARLENLQELVNSIEEYEKNADSPSLEEYLNQISLLTSEEDTKELTDYVNLMTVHNAKGLEFKIVFLSGLEEGTFPHSMSLEDSQHGDEEERRLFYVALTRAREDLFLSYCRTSRKFGKVEDRIPSRFLSEVPRECFGNQYTNRERTARRPQGPPLASKIRERDEENDSVFSETPSPENLGLKPGDRVKHKQFGTGTITTVSGKEKNTKVSIRFGNVEKNFFVAYTPLEKL